GGCCTTGTGGATCCTGCCCAGGCCAAAGAGCGGAACCTAGTTCTACCTACTTATACAAGCACTTGTGCCTGTCAGCCAGCAAAGCTCCAGGTAGGCAGAGAAAATGGTGGCAGTAGGGatggtggagtgggggtggggctgtgggaggggTCAGAGGAGCAGGGAGGCGTGGCCCAGGAAAAGTGGAAAGGCTTGAGGGAGAAGGGCTTTGGGTGATCCATGGCATGTGGGCAGTGGGGTGAGAAGGAGACATAGGGTCAGCATCTGGGGCTGAAGGGAGCTGAGCTGGCGTGGCAGgtgtgggtctttttttttttttttttttttaataaaaggtgaGATGGGGTGGCCTGGTGATGGCCTGATTTGGGGTGTGTCTGTGGGAGTGTTTTAGAGGTGAGTCTGCTGATATTAGTGGACCAGATGTGAGGGCCTGGACTCCATGTGGGCTGCTCTGTCAATCACCTGGCAGCCCTGGAGCTCTATCCTGAGAGCTGGGACCCACGCCTCTCTTGCCTTGGACATCAGAACTCCTTCTCTCCATCCTTCTGGCCTGAACCAGTGGTTCCCTTGCCAGTTCCAAAGCTTTCAGACTTGGACTAAGccatgctgctggcatcccagggtCTCAGCTCATGGCCTGTGGAGTGGTGAGTTCTCAGCTGTCATAATGTGTGGTCCAATTCCCCTAAGAAGCCCCTTTCACATGTGGACACAAGAGTCTATCACCCATTCATTCCATCTATAGGGAACCTGGCGACGGTCAGCTCCTGCCCAACGCAGATGCCCACCTTGCACAGGCTGGGAGGCCATGCTCCTACCTTCCGCCACTCAGCCTCTGTGCTATGTGTGAAGCCCAGCAGGTGGCACAATCCATGGGTAGCAGTCACCTGTCAGAAAATCAAACAGCTCATGGGATGATCCCATAGGAATCGATGGGCTAAATATCACTTTTCAGAACACTTTTTCCATTAAGCTGAGGGGAGACAAATCTGGAAGGTACTGGGGTTTAAATCTTCCCACTTTGGCCAAGAAGTCAATTTGCTGCCCTCTAGGAATAAAAACTGAAACGATTTCCTTGGGAGCTTCTGTGTTTCCACagctgtgtcctctctctctctttcacctgaCCTGGCACAGGGCACACAGACCCCACCTTCTAGTTACCTAGTTACCcccttctctctgctgtggcttcccCCTGTAATCCTGTGGTACCTGTGGTGACAGTGAGGCCACAGGGGTCATGTCCTAGCACCTTTACAtggtccatttctttttttttttttattttttttttattttttattattattattatttttttttatttttgacaggcagagtggacagtgagagagagacagagagaaaggtcttccttttgccgttggttcaccctccaatggccaccgcggtagcgcgctgcggccggcgcaccgcgctgttccgatggcaggagccaggtgtttatcctggtctcccatggggtgcagagcccaaacacttgggccatcctccactgcactccctggccacagcagagagctggcctggaagaggggcaaccgggacaggatcggtgccccgaccgggactagaacccggtgtgccggcaccgcaaggcggaggattagcctgttgagccacggcgccggcctacatggTCCATTTCGTTAGGACACGCGACTCCTGCATCCCCACTTACAGCCAGGGCGTCATAGTAATCTTCTTTGTCTTTGCACTGCTGGAAAATGTACTCCACTCCCAGGAAAATGTCCCCCAAGTTATAGTCATCTGGAGAATCAGGCTGGGGGAATTCACCTGCCTTCAGATTctaaaaatgagaaacacagattGGAGAAGATAGCCTCAGACCGGCCACAGGATTCACCTGGAAAACCCTGCTGGCAGTGGGCTCTCGGACCACACAGCTCTAGCTGCATGCCCGACGTCTGGGCCCAGGGTGGACCTGTGGAGAGCAATAGCACAGCCACTAGACAGAGTGACTGGGAATGCTCCCACCTGGCCAGATGAGGCcctcttcatttctttcatcCCTCCCAATTCTGAATCACACAAATCTGCAACTTCTAGAGTTACATCATCAGACAGGCATTTTGGTATTTTCCTTCTTTGCACTTCCCGTTTTATGCTAAACAGTGTTTTGTTGCATTCTCCACACAAAGACATGGTTTAGAGCTGTCATGCTAAGACAGTCATCTAtggcttgtattttttttcctattatggaaaacagtaattGACACATTTATATgctatgcttttaaaattttattttcttcttttatttcctcAGGTGTGATTAAAAGTACATaatctttttgttaaagatttatttatttatttgaaagtcagagttacacaaagagagagagagaggtcttccatccgatggttcactccccagttggccacacagatggagctgtgctgatcccaagccaggagccaggaacttcctccgggtgtcccacgtgggtgcaggggtccaaggacttgggccatcttccactgctttcccaggccatagcaaagagctggattggaagtggagcagttgggtgtTGAAcaagtgtccttatgggatgtgggcgcttcaggccagggcgttaacccactgcatcagagcaccggccccaaataatctttttcttaaaagatatatttggctggcgccgcggcccactaggctaatcctctgcctggggcgccagcaccccgggttctagtcccggtcagggcaccggattctgtcccagttgcccctcttccagtccagctctctgctgtggcccgggagtgcagtggaggatggcccaagtgcttgggccctgcacccgcatgggagaccaggagaagcacttggctcatggcttcggatcagcccggtgcgccggctgcagcgcgcagcTGGAGGggccaatggggggtgaaccaacagaaaaggaagacctttctctctgtttctctctctctctcactggccactctgcctgtcaaaaaaaaaaaattattttatttatttggaaggcagagttagagagaggcagaggcagagagctggattgaaagtggagcagccaggactcatatgggatcccagcaccacaggcagcggctttagcagctagccacagcgccgacccctacaTAATCTTTTAGAAGCTCTTCAAGTCCTGCATATTGCcaaattgctttcccaggagccagcgctgtggtacagctgctccacttccgatccagctctctgctgtggcctgggaaagcagtagaagatggcccaagcccttgggcccctgcacccacgtgggagaccaggaggaagctcctggctcctggcttgggatcagcacagctccagccgtgtggccaactggggagtgaaccagcggatgaagacctctctctctctttctcctctctctctctcccagcggatgaagacctctctctctctctctctctctctctctctctctctcctctcgctctcggaaactctgcctttcaagctgCTTTCCCAAAGGTTGCTCCAGTTTCCGCTGCTGCTGACAACATCCGCAACCTGAAGTCATTTACATTAATCCGCAGCCCGCACGTTTCCGGCTGAATACGCCGTCTTCCATTCTTCAGCGTTATTTTAATTTTCCGAGTCCACCACTATGCATTACTGAGTCAGGCTCTAGCGCAGCGCCCTCCGCGTCTCCCCCGCGCTGCGGGCGTGAGAGGGCGGAGCGGGCGTGGGCGCAGGGGCGCGGCCCGCGGGAGGGGCGCCCGCCGCGGCTGTGAGAGCTTCCCAACAAGAAACCCCGCCCCTAACCCAGGTGAATACGGACTCGGGAGGGCCGGTGGGCGAGAGCGCGACCACTACCTCGTGGAACGGGAACGAGAGCACGTCGGTCGGCGCGTTTTTCCCTCTGTAGACTCGGTTGATGCGCTGAATGCTCCGGCTGTCCACGCAGACGACGCCCAGGTCAAAGGTCTGCACGCCGAGGATCTTCCTCACGGCCTCGAGCCTGCGGCGGAGCGGCGCCCTCCTCAGCGGCACGGCTCGCTGCAGGTTCCGGACCACCAGGCTCATCCCGGAGCCGACCGGGCGGACCTGACAGGGAACCTGGGGGGGGGTGGCGTGCACCGCCGGGAAAATGTCGGCGTCCTGAGGCCGCACCGGCCGCCGGGCGGGCCCCGGAGGGCGCGGTGCGCGGTGGGAGAGCGGGCAGGGggcgcggaggcccggggctccCCGACCGACTGCCCTCCGGCCGGGAGAGACCGCGCCCGCGCTCGCACCGGGCTCTGAGGCCGCGGCCGGCCGCACCGAGGGCGGAACGCGAGCGCCGCGCGCCGCGGCCGGACCCGGCCCGCGCGGACCGGAAGTCGGTCCGCCGCGATTTCTGCCCGCCGCTCGGGGAAGCGCGGGCTGCGGCGGCCGCGCCTGCGCCTACAGCCGGGGCTGCCGGGGCGCCGCGCGGGGCGGGCCTGGGAGTCCTGCGGCGGAGGGCGAGCGGGGGAGCGCCGCCCGCCGAGCCGGGGACGGGCCGCTCCGGGGAGGGCGGCGCTGCGAGCCCCGGGGAGACGCCCGGCGGCCGGTCTGGGCCCGAgggcgccgccgcccgccgcccggtaGCGGCCTGCTTGCGTTTTCGGGGCGGAGGGCCGGGGAGGCCTCTCCCAGCGCGGGCCCGCACCCTCGGGTGAGTGCTTTGGCCGGTGGAGCCATGTCCTGGGGTGTCGCCAGGGTGGGGGAAAAACCCTGGAAGAAGTATTCCGTGCTCTGGTTGTTTGGGGAGAAGTTAGATGGGAGGAAACATTGAAACACTGATGTGTTAACGGTGTTACATTGTAATCCTCTGGCTACGCAGACCGGGAAATGTCAGAGGTTCCCCTCTGCAGATGAAAAGCGGTTTGTAATGGTGTTCATCTTCTTATCGCCAACTGAGGTTCTTCATGAATTTACCAGCCAAGTAAAACTATttggaacattttaaaaagatttatttattatttatttgaaaggcagagttggaggcaaagagagatgtctcccatctgctggttcactccccaaatggccgcaagggcttgagctgggccgatccgaagccaggagccaggaacttcttccagctggagcccaaggatttgggccatctgctgctgctttcccaggccataacagagagctggagatttgaaatttttttaatcttaaaggaTCATGTAACAGGAATTTATTTGAACCATTCTCCACACCACCCTTCAACAGAAGAACCTATTgcgtgccttttaaataattatccTTAAATCAGTGACATGACTAAAAATCCTTTTCTTACTCTTCCGATAGGACGTAGTTTTGACGGTCTGAATTTTTGTCTTTCAGCTCATCCTGAAGATAGAGGGCAGTTTCCTGCTGAGGAAGAGGGCTAACTTTGTACATAGTTTTTTGTTTACCTTAAGCAATTTAATCGGAAGATGAACCCACCAAATCCTTTCAGTGGGCAGCAACCTAGTGCTTTTCCAGCCTCTGCTAGTGGTCCCATAGGAACATTTCAGGCGAAGCCCCCATTTCGATTTGGTCAGCCTTCTCTTTTTGGGCAAAACAACACATTGTCTGGGAAGAACTCGGGATTTTCACAGGGATCCAGCTTCCCAGCGGCTGCTGGAGTAAGCCATTCCTCTTCAGTGCAAACGTTAGGATTTGCCCAGACTTCCAGTGCTGGACTCTTTTCTGGACTTGAACACACTCCTACCTTTGCAGCTACT
Above is a genomic segment from Lepus europaeus isolate LE1 chromosome 2, mLepTim1.pri, whole genome shotgun sequence containing:
- the YBEY gene encoding endoribonuclease YbeY isoform X1, encoding MSLVVRNLQRAVPLRRAPLRRRLEAVRKILGVQTFDLGVVCVDSRSIQRINRVYRGKNAPTDVLSFPFHENLKAGEFPQPDSPDDYNLGDIFLGVEYIFQQCKDKEDYYDALAVTATHGLCHLLGFTHSTEAEWRKVGAWPPSLCKMYQKEEQVLQELSRRMGTQLQPLSRDLF
- the YBEY gene encoding endoribonuclease YbeY isoform X2; the protein is MSLVVRNLQRAVPLRRAPLRRRLEAVRKILGVQTFDLGVVCVDSRSIQRINRVYRGKNAPTDVLSFPFHENLKAGEFPQPDSPDDYNLGDIFLGVEYIFQQCKDKEDYYDALAVTATHGLCHLLGFTHSTEAEWRKMYQKEEQVLQELSRRMGTQLQPLSRDLF
- the YBEY gene encoding endoribonuclease YbeY isoform X3 gives rise to the protein MSLVVRNLQRAVPLRRAPLRRRLEAVRKILGVQTFDLGVVCVDSRSIQRINRVYRGKNAPTDVLSFPFHEVTATHGLCHLLGFTHSTEAEWRKMYQKEEQVLQELSRRMGTQLQPLSRDLF